Proteins found in one Miscanthus floridulus cultivar M001 chromosome 4, ASM1932011v1, whole genome shotgun sequence genomic segment:
- the LOC136550465 gene encoding novel plant SNARE 13-like, protein MASDVPMSPELEQVDGEIQDIFRALQNGFQKMDKIKDSSRQSKQLEDLTAKMRECKRLIKEFDRILKDEEKKNTPDVNKQLNDKKQFMIKELNSYVTLRKTYQSSLGNKRIELFDTGNDQVADETPVQMASEMSNQELISTGRKQMDQTDQAIERSKMVVAQTVEVGAQTAATLSQQTEQMKRIGNELDSVHFSLKKASQMVKEIGRQVATDKCIMAFLFLIVCGVIAIIVVKIVNPHNKNVRDIPGLAPPAMNRKLLSIDAFGGL, encoded by the exons ATGGCGAGCGACGTGCCCATGAGCCCCGAGCTCGAGCAGGTGGACGGCGAGATCCAGGACATCTTCCGCGCGCTCCA GAATGGGTTCCAGAAGATGGACAAGATCAAGGACTCCAGCAGGCAGTCCAAGCAGCTGGAGGATCTCACCGCCAAGATGAGGGAGTGCAAGCG CTTGATCAAAGAATTTGACCGTATACTCAAGGATGAGGAGAAAAAGAACACTCCTGATGTCAACAAGCAGCTCAATGACAAGAAGCAGTTCATG ATCAAAGAACTCAACTCCTATGTAACCTTGAGGAAAAC GTACCAGAGTAGCCTTGGTAATAAGAGGATCGAACTATTCGATACTGGTAACGACCAAGTTGCTGACGAAACTCCAGTTCAAATGGCATCAG AAATGTCAAATCAAGAACTCATTAGCACTGGAAGGAAACAAATGGACCAAACTGACCAAGCCATTGAGCGCTCAAAAATG GTTGTAGCACAAACTGTTGAAGTTGGAGCTCAGACTGCTGCAACTCTGTCACAGCAA ACAGAACAAATGAAGAGAATAGGCAATGAGCTAGATTCTGTACACTTTTCACTGAAGAAGGCTAGTCAAATGGTGAAAGAGATTGGCCGTCAG GTTGCTACTGACAAATGTATTATGGCGTTCCTGTTTCTGATTGTCTGTGGTGTTATTGCAATAATTGTTGTTAAG ATTGTCAACCCACATAACAAGAACGTCAGAGATATTCCGGGGCTGGCACCTCCAGCCATGAACAGGAAGCTTCTGTCCATCGATGCTTTCGGAGGGCTCTGA
- the LOC136550463 gene encoding serine/threonine-protein kinase haspin homolog, protein MASREDDRWSEIVASGRARPLHVGVVYGRRLVEESSGRTNIETRASFSGLRRPSFVPRKRTSWNRSLSIRGRESIFVAPGASLQQKPCGALKRPPKPSNLVKKRQGGPPDFSKEKAYFEEVDAFDLMEESPSPKYFASWNKGMEENIIIHDLPAILERWKISSLARRASSEPLFDIMETPILPSVLSNNSTTSRGSGTYTAGRAIPVGYTDISLKSSAKDSLITSFGKVNIKEEPVEASIPWNGEALSAFDQLLMVCRQSAPVTLAEVFSAYCELGSVKKLGEGTYGEAYRAGRTVCKVVPFDGDLLVNGETQKRSEEILEEVLLSLTLNNLRTNQGDDVKTNSCNGFIETKDFRVCQGPYDPSLIRAWEDYDAERGSENDHPKEFTREQCYIVFVLADGGTDLESFALVDYKEAHSLLVQVTASLAVAESACEFEHRDLHWGNILLAQDETPDTNHTISFTLQGKRMHARTFGLNISIIDFTLSRINTGTAILFLDLSADPALFQGKKGDKQAETYRRMKQITQERWEGSFPKTNVVWLIYLVDMVLQKLKPLASGNKIERELRSFKKRLASYESAGDCLGDPFFADVLMTEDDELPSMPPL, encoded by the exons ATGGCGTCTCGAGAAG ACGACAGGTGGTCGGAGATCGTGGCCAGCGGCCGGGCCCGGCCGCTCCACGTCGGCGTCGTGTACGGTCGTCGCCTGGTCGAGGAGTCGTCCGGCAGGACGAACATAGAGAC GAGGGCCAGCTTCAGCGGCCTGCGGCGGCCGAGCTTCGTGCCGCGAAAGCGGACCAGCTGGAACCGGTCGCTCTCCATCAG agggagagagagtattTTTGTCGCACCCGGTGCAAGTCTTCAACAGAAACCCTGTGGAGCACTGAAACGACCACCCAAACCTAGCAACCTAGTG AAGAAACGTCAGGGTGGCCCTCCCGATTTTAGCAAGGAGAAGGCGTATTTTGAAGAGGTCGATGCTTTTGATCTCATGGAAGAAAGTCCTTCTCCTAAGTACTTTGCCTCGTGGAACAAAGGGATGGAGGAGAATATCATAATTCATGATCTGCCTGCAATTTTGGAGAGGTGGAAAATTTCCAGTCTTGCAAGACGTGCGTCATCCGAGCCCTTGTTTGACATTATGGAGACGCCAATCTTACCATCAGTCCTCAGTAACAACAGTACAACTAGCAGAGGGTCAGGGACATACACCGCTGGAAGGGCAATCCCTGTAGGCTACACTGATATCAGTTTAAAGAGCAGTGCAAAAGACAGCCTGATTACATCATTCGGTAAAGTGAACATTAAGGAGGAGCCTGTTGAAGCTAGCATTCCATGGAATGGTGAAGCTCTGAGTGCTTTTGACCAGCTCCTCATGGTTTGCAGGCAGTCTGCACCAGTCACCCTGGCAGAAGTATTCTCTGCTTATTG TGAGCTAGGCAGCGTCAAGAAGCTTGGTGAAGGGACCTATGGGGAGGCCTACAGGGCTGGAAGAACGGTGTGCAAAGTGGTACCTTTTGACGGAGACTTGTTAGTCAATGGAGAAACCCAAAAG AGATCGGAAGAAATACTTGAGGAAGTCTTACTTTCTCTAACGCTTAATAATCTGAGAACAAATCAGGGTGATGATGTTAAAACAAATTCATGCAATGGCTTCATTGAGACAAAAGA CTTTCGGGTCTGTCAAGGACCCTATGACCCTTCTCTGATTCGTGCCTGGGAAGACTATGATGCGGAACGTGGATCTGAAAATGACCATCCAAAGGAGTTTACAAGGGAACAG TGCTACATTGTCTTTGTGCTAGCTGATGGTGGCACTGATCTTGAAAGTTTCGCTCTAGTTGACTATAAAGAGGCTCACAGTTTACTAGTTCAG GTTACTGCTTCCTTAGCAGTAGCTGAAAGTGCTTGTGAATTTGAACATCGAGATTTGCACTG GGGTAACATTCTTTTGGCTCAAGATGAAACTCCAGACACAAATCATACAATAAGCTTCACTCTTCAAGGGAAGAGGATGCATGCAAGAACTTTTGGTCTGAATATTTCCATAATTGACTTCACTCTTTCTCGGATCAACACAG GGACTGCCATTCTTTTCCTTGACCTGTCTGCGGACCCTGCATTATTTCAAGGGAAAAAGGGAGATAAGCAG GCAGAAACATATCGAAGAATGAAACAGATCACCCAGGAACGCTGGGAGGGCAG CTTCCCGAAGACAAACGTGGTGTGGTTAATCTACCTTGTAGATATGGTGCTACAGAAGCTGAAACCACTT GCTTCTGGCAACAAAATCGAGCGGGAGCTTCGCTCGTTCAAGAAACGCCTGGCGTCTTACGAGTCCGCTGGAGATTGTCTGGGCGATCCCTTCTTTGCTGATGTCTTGATGACCGAGGATGACGAGCTCCCTTCAATGCCTCCTCTGTAG